A stretch of the Aegilops tauschii subsp. strangulata cultivar AL8/78 chromosome 4, Aet v6.0, whole genome shotgun sequence genome encodes the following:
- the LOC109765894 gene encoding KRR1 small subunit processome component-like, which yields MASEGGTNAAATAASATSEGKNRSRKGKPWDEDDPGSSNLLKAEKFEPPSNEGALLETTSFSTTFAKDREESLLEAWPVVKGALKEHGVSCKLSVSEGSMTVSTTRKTRDPYIVVKARDLTRLLSRSVPVHQAIKILNDDMTCDIIKIGDLVRNRKRFSERRDRLLGPNMSTLKALENLTGCYILVQGNTVAAMGSLDGRGLKQVRKIAEDCMNNIKGPLDHIQELKKEREPAKTPALANESWGRILPKYEKENIKLKKPYTPFPSPQQPSKTDLELENGKYSLSDKKKSTKKLQEKPDKQSKKVDGNKRKREAASIPPKESIAGSSESAMATSGDSKVADMVAMPSKKKAKKE from the exons ATGGCGTCGGAGGGCGGAACCAATGCGGCAGCGACGGCGGCGTCGGCGACGTCGGAGGGGAAGAATCGGAGTCGGAAGGGGAAGCCTTGGGACGAGGATGACCCCGGCAGCAGCAACCTCTTGAAGGCGGAGAAGTTCGAGCCCCCCTCGAACGAGGGCGCCCTGCTCGAAaccacctccttctccaccacctTCGCCAAAGACAGAG AGGAGTCTCTGCTGGAGGCGTGGCCGGTCGTCAAGGGCGCGCTGAAGGAGCATGGGGTCTCGTGCAAGCTCAGTGTG AGTGAGGGATCCATGACTGTCTCGACCACCAGGAAGACCAGGGACCCCTACATTGTTGTCAAGGCCAGGGACCTGACCAGACTCCTGTCGCGGAGTGTCCCTGTACATCAG GCGATTAAAATACTCAACGATGATATGACCTGCGATATTATTAAGATTGGTGACCTCGTACGGAATAGG AAAAGGTTTTCTGAACGGAGAGACCGTCTGTTAGGACCTAATATGTCTACCCTTAAG GCCCTAGAGAATTTGACTGGCTGCTACATCTTAGTTCAG GGAAATACTGTTGCTGCCATGGGTTCCCTTGACGGAAGGGGACTAAAACAAGTCAGAAAGATCGCAGAGGATTGTATGAATAACATAAAGGGTCCACTGGATCACATTCAG GAACTCAAAAAAGAACGTGAGCCAGCTAAAACACCTGCCCTGGCTAATGAAAGCTGGGGCAGGATTCTACCAAAGTATGAGAA GGAGAATATCAAACTGAAGAAGCCATACACACCCTTTCCATCTCCGCAGCAGCCTAGCAAG ACTGATCTTGAACTTGAGAATGGCAAGTATTCTCTGAGTGACAAAAAGAAGTCGACAAAGAAACTTCAAGAGAAGCCCGACAAGCAATCAAAGAAAGTGGATGGAAACAAAAGAAAGAGAGAAGCTGCATCTATTCCCCCAAAG GAGAGCATTGCAGGTTCATCTGAATCTGCCATGGCCACCAGTGGCGATAGCAAGGTTGCTGATATGGTGGCCATGCCCTCAAAG AAGAAGGCAAAGAAGGAATAA